The following coding sequences lie in one Apium graveolens cultivar Ventura chromosome 1, ASM990537v1, whole genome shotgun sequence genomic window:
- the LOC141676202 gene encoding uncharacterized protein LOC141676202 produces the protein MSVEEVVGSLKAHEERLRGQTEVNQGQLLLTEEEWRKKEGNAQLLLTREEWLKKTSKEGARGNSEFRGRDNRMGRDKSRVRCFNCQNYGNFSSECHKPCRDVRDSQMEVNLSKLEEDEPALLLTECETQEFVLLNDERMVPDLKVEDDRKESQVWYLDNGASSHMTGQKGKFKTLDENMTGLVRFGDGSTMNVKGKGTLSFMCKNGEEKLLRDVYFIPNL, from the coding sequence ATGTCCGTGGAGGAAGTTGTGGGTTCATTAAAGGCCCATGAAGAAAGGCTTCGTGGTCAAACTGAAGTGAATCAAGGACAACTCCTGTTGACAGAGGAGGAGTGGAGAAAGAAAGAAGGAAATGCTCAGCTGCTATTAACCCGTGAGGAGTGGTTAAAGAAGACAAGCAAAGAGGGAGCTCGAGGAAATTCAGAATTTCGGGGAAGAGACAATCGTATGGGAAGAGATAAAAGTAGGGTGAGATGTTTCAATTGCCAGAATTATGGAAATTTTTCCTCGGAGTGTCACAAACCGTGTAGAGATGTGAGGGACTCACAAATGGAAGTCAACCTCTCGAAACTGGAAGAAGATGAGCCTGCGCTCCTTCTCACAGAGTGTGAAACCCAGGAGTTTGTACTGTTAAATGATGAAAGAATGGTACCTGATTTAAAGGTTGAAGATGATAGAAAGGAGTCACAAGTCTGGTATCTGGATAACGGTGCGTCAAGCCACATGACGGGACAGAAAGGGAAGTTCAAAACTCTTGACGAAAATATGACTGGACTAGTAAGGTTTGGGGATGGATCAACCATGAATGTAAAAGGAAAGGGTACACTGTCGTTTATGTGCAAAAATGGCGAAGAAAAGCTGTTGCGGGATGTTTACTTCATTCCGAATTTATGA